In the genome of Acanthopagrus latus isolate v.2019 chromosome 17, fAcaLat1.1, whole genome shotgun sequence, the window CATCTAACCTAACGTTACCTACCACAATTCTGTCAGAGAGGACAGTTTGACTATCACACAGTTTTATGGCCGATCAGCTTGAGCTGATAGCAGAACACCACGTCATACATAATATCATGTTTATCTTAAGTAACATGGACAGTCTTTTTGCATTATCAGAAGGTGCATGCAAAGAATTTAAACTAGGACATGAGCAAAAACGAAAGTTTAGTAGGCCGGGAGGTGACTTTTTATGTGCAAACGTGTCAACTAAGGTTTTTCAGTGACAGGATTTATTATGGAGAAAGGAGACAGATatcagattgttttttgtttttgttttctgttttttttttggataataagaatataacatatatatatatatatacacacacgcacacacgcacgcacgcacccacgcacacacacacacacacacacacacacacacacacacaaaatactcACCGTGGCTGCCACATTAATACTGTATTGCCTGTCATCCAGGACTGTAAATATGTTGCCCCTTGGGTAGGTTATACACAAGACCGCTTCAGTGCTGTTAACCAGGGGCTTGATGTGGGCTCCTCCATTAGCTGCTGTAGTTGCTGCCTCCAATACGAAGGCAGCAAAGTAGAAAAGCAGTGCGATGAAATGGTAAAACACATCctgagaaaagggagagagaggacacactAACATTAACTACAAAACAGTTCCAGAGTTTGGAGTGTAAACAGCTGCAGACATAATGtgaagatttgtttttgttgtaaactTGCTGAACAACTGTAAGATTCCACTACACACAATCCACTGGGGACAAAAAATGGCTAGGATGTGGGTTTTATGGCGTTGGGCAATTATTAGACAATAGCTGCCAGGCTCACTGCAACTATGTGTACCATGAGAATCACATTCCAAACCAGGCTATCTGACCAAGAACCAACCTTTTGCATTAAATGAGGAGCATAACATGTTGAAATTACATAGAAAGGtcaaagaataagaaaaaaatagaacatCCAAGAGAAAGAAGGCAGAAAAAGGGATTAAAGGCACAGAGAGAcgaagaaaaaagagggaaagagggcGCGTCAGGGAGTAAAGAAGGTTAATGAGAGTTTGTGTTGCTGACTGTGTGAGCCTGGCGGGACTACAGGCGGGCCTTTGTGGCGTTTCGGTGTGAGCTCATCATCCATGTCACTCATTGTTCGGCCGAAAACAAACAACCCCACACGCCTGGCTACTCCTGGGAGCAGGGCCTGGAGCCTGAGGCGAGGctggctctgtctgtctgagagcCCAGACTTTACCGCACCACAGTGACATAACACAAGAACACAagtttgtcttctttttcttatatCGAAGCTACTGTATATTTATAATAAGTAATGCACTGATAGAAAACGCTCTCCAATGCTGAGAAACTGTCGTGTAATAGTGATTTCATGTTACAAGGACAAGGAGGTCAGCCAGTGTTTGCTGATTAACACCTTCAGCCATATATCCCTTTATATGTACAATAAGAAGGCTGTGCTTAATAGGTGGaggtttaaaaaatatgacatatactgtatagtgtatcacagtaaaacagtgtgtttcagtccTGGTGTTGGGGGCCCCTGCCCTGCaagttttagatgtttccctaACCCTTAACCCAACCCTAcagattcaaatgatcagctcgtTATCAGGCTTCAACAGGGCTTAATGATGAGCTTTCACCGCTAGCATTCACCTCTTTCCAAAAAGCAGACAGCTTCTCACAACTCAAGGTACGATTAATGTCTAAATTACAAACCTCTAGAGCTGTTATGTACAGCGATAGCTCGAAAAACTTTCAAGCCACCTTCACAAAATGATTTGTACCTAAGGAGTCACTTAAAGTCACAGCACCGGCTTTGTGGTCTCCACTGGCATGTaatcaaaatatgcaaaatatggtTAAGAGATTGTTATGAAATGTCTGAGTCTGACATTACGAAGTGAAAGTGCTTGTCTTGACACTTTATGTGATTTTATGAAAGagctaataaataaatgctCCGCATCACCGAGTGCTCGGATCCTGATGGTGGAGAAACTATTTATGAAGTCAAATCTACTGAATTAGTGAGCTCCCGTTTTTTAAACTACTGCTGGTAAGtgccttttttctgtcacatagCAAGCTCTTTTCATAGatgatttttaatttcaggCGAGACAGGATTTAGTCTTTatcacaatacacacacacacacacacacaatgttctgatgcataatgtgaaaaaaaacttctctCTTTTTAAACATGGCATTGTTATTTTGTGTCCACACTTGAATGCCAAATCGTGATGGTGGACATCACAAGAGTTAATTTTTGTTCCTCCTAGTACATCTTGCATAATAGCCCATCGTCCTGAAGTAATACCGCTGCCTTAAGACTGATTTGCAGTTTTGCCAGTGATCTTCAACTCTTGACTTTAATGCTGCAAACAACAGTTACTGCCATGACAACATTattaaacactgacagccatCTTAAAAGTTCActcatgtgtgtctttgcacaTGGGTGGCACGACACACAATACTACAAGTCACACTATCCCACTGGTATTCTACAATGTGCAAGCAAAGGCAAAACGATTGCGGGCTGGTAAACTTATAAACAacacaggatttaaaaaaatcagcattgCAATTGTTTTATGAGGATGGAAAATCCACTTGAAACATTAGGTTTCAAGGAAAcacataatttgtttttgtgagcaAATCCAGTCATGACGCCCCATTTACACGTTCATGGTCCAACCCATTACTATTTTAGTGCTTGATTACTCTGTACTCATGGTTTTGACCACAACATCTTTGAACTTGGCCTTCATTTTTATCTCAACTACACACCGGTAAAGTCTGTGACGTGCAAGATACAGCCTATCTATGCCTATCCATGTTTGCAGTCAGACGGGCTGAGTAGTTGTCAGGCTCATCAGCTCATTTGTCTACAGCTTACCAGGAAATTCCAGTCCGTGCTGATGCGGTCAGCCAGGCCAGTGAGGAGAAGCGTGAGGTAGGCGGAGGACAGGAAGAACGCGGTGACGGAGACAAACATCACCCAGCCCTGCAGCAGGGGCACGGGCACGTTGGAGGAGGCAACCAGGATCCATACCAGAGCACCAAATATCTGGGGATGTAAACAGACTCTCATTGGAGACATGATGCAgctgatttcattattttacgCTGAAATCAAGCTCAGCTCCTTAATCAACTCATTATGTTTCAGTGGACACATTTGTACAGTTACAGGCAGTTGATGACATGGGTAGGCACATGTCAAGTATAGCAATAGGACATATGTATAATGCTATGGTGTCTTTAACTTCTTTATAGAGACTTTTCCGATATCTCTTGATCCCGTACCAGTGCTCTCAGGTTGCCAAATATAAAATCTGTACACCCCACTGAGGGGTGTTTTTCCATCCTTAAGTGTGAGGTTTGTTTGCATTatcttaaaatgttcttttataaACCACTCTGCTTTTCAAGCCAGCTAACATAAAACAGCACGCTGCTTTATCTCCAGAGCTCCCACTGTGTAAAGCAACTGTACAAGTTGACCCAGGGTTGCAGAGGTGTGGTATGAAAATGACTGGTTATCTACTGTGTACATTTGCTTAACTGCATTACTGAAGTCTTCCGCATTCGTTAGTGTTATTAAAATGCACAATTTTCAAGTTTATATGAAGTTTCATGTCTTTCAGGTCTTAATATATTGTGAAATTATCATTGTTTgttcaatgaaaataaatactaTTTTCATTCCTTTAAAGGTACaattttttcataaaaatattcacagaatGTTTTGACTATACGTGAAAGACATACAAGTATTGTTTGCACAGATATCTACAGTAATAGTCcacttgtaaacaaaaaaaccaacccCAGTGGTCATGGTCCGGGCATAGTCAGCTGTTGGggccactagctgcacagctagctAGATGAGCTAATAAGCTAATGGCAGCTTCAGTTGGCAGCATTTAGTATTTACTCCGGTGATACACTGCCCCATTGTCTACCTGCCTTCATGCCGAATGAAAGATGTTTTGTAGTCCATAAaaaacatttccggagcttTACAGGAAAatagcattgcagcattctcctaaacaactgaagctgCTAAAAGgaaagctaaaagcgttagctTGCATCCCATCTGAAGCCGGTGCATAGATGGTGTAAATTACATCTTTCCAAATCAATCTGGGGTCTCAGGACATCCAGAGATTTGAATtacactggacaagctgtacggagccatttaatgtaacatttcaaaacCAGTCCCGGTTTACTTCAGTTTAGGAAATTAGGTGAATGCCACCACGCAGCTTTGCTGTGAATCTCCAGACCTGTTTGTGGACTACACCTGGCTTTAATCAACATGGAGTGCATGATGACTGAATTTCTAATCTTTACATgaacttttactttaaatgtggCACTGACCAATTTaaacatattgcaccttttggCGTCATTCTAACTGATATAAATAATAACTGTGTAATACCATGATACCCTGAGACAGTATTATTTTTCTGAGATGGTTATTATACCATGAAAATGTCATATGGTTGACAGGATGTACACTT includes:
- the mal2 gene encoding protein MAL2; this translates as MSEPATNPAATSFPAPTISLPLGLEVLRTYSGVLVCLEIIFGALVWILVASSNVPVPLLQGWVMFVSVTAFFLSSAYLTLLLTGLADRISTDWNFLDVFYHFIALLFYFAAFVLEAATTAANGGAHIKPLVNSTEAVLCITYPRGNIFTVLDDRQYSINVAATIFTFVVTLCYGCSMVMGFKRWRM